In one window of Azoarcus olearius DNA:
- a CDS encoding P-II family nitrogen regulator translates to MKKIEAIIKPFKLDEVREALSEVGIAGLTVTEVKGFGRQKGHTELYRGAEYVVDFLPKIKVEVVVADDMVEQTMDAVIKAAQTGKIGDGKIFVTPVEQVVRIRTGETNEAAI, encoded by the coding sequence ATGAAGAAGATCGAAGCCATCATCAAGCCGTTCAAGCTGGACGAAGTACGTGAAGCGCTCTCCGAGGTCGGTATCGCCGGCCTCACCGTGACCGAGGTGAAGGGTTTCGGGCGCCAGAAAGGGCACACCGAACTCTATCGCGGCGCCGAATACGTCGTGGATTTCCTGCCCAAGATCAAGGTCGAGGTCGTGGTTGCCGACGACATGGTCGAGCAGACCATGGACGCCGTCATCAAGGCCGCCCAGACCGGCAAGATCGGCGACGGCAAGATCTTCGTGACGCCGGTGGAGCAGGTGGTGCGCATCCGCACCGGCGAAACCAACGAAGCCGCAATCTGA
- the trxB gene encoding thioredoxin-disulfide reductase — MTTKHARLLILGSGPAGYTAAVYAARANLKPVLVTGLAQGGQLMTTTEVDNWPADADGVQGPELMERFQKHAERFNTEMIFDHIHTVQLQQRPFRLIGDAGEYTCDALIIATGATAKYLGLPSEEKFAGRGVSACATCDGFFYRNQDVAVIGGGNTAVEEALYLANIAKKVTVVHRREKFRAEKILIDKLMEKVEAGKIELVLNATLDEVLGDNTGVTGMRVRNESGATQDIALQGVFIAIGHKPNTDIFKGQLEMDETGYLITQGGRNGNATQTNIAGVFAAGDVQDHIYRQAVTSAGSGCMAALDAERYLDALS; from the coding sequence ATGACGACAAAACACGCCCGCCTCCTCATCCTCGGCTCCGGTCCCGCCGGCTACACCGCCGCGGTCTATGCCGCCCGGGCCAACCTCAAGCCGGTGCTGGTCACCGGTCTTGCCCAGGGCGGGCAACTGATGACCACCACCGAGGTGGATAACTGGCCCGCCGACGCCGACGGCGTGCAAGGCCCCGAGCTGATGGAGCGCTTTCAGAAGCACGCGGAGCGCTTCAACACCGAGATGATCTTCGACCACATCCACACGGTACAGCTCCAGCAGCGCCCGTTCCGCCTTATCGGCGACGCCGGTGAATACACCTGCGACGCGCTGATCATCGCCACCGGCGCAACGGCCAAGTACCTTGGCCTGCCGTCGGAAGAAAAGTTCGCCGGGCGCGGCGTCTCGGCGTGCGCCACCTGCGACGGCTTCTTCTACCGCAACCAGGACGTCGCGGTGATCGGCGGCGGCAATACCGCCGTGGAAGAAGCGCTGTACCTCGCCAATATTGCGAAGAAGGTGACCGTTGTGCACCGGCGCGAGAAGTTCCGGGCCGAGAAGATCCTGATCGACAAGCTGATGGAGAAGGTCGAGGCGGGCAAGATCGAGCTGGTCCTGAACGCGACGCTGGACGAGGTGCTGGGCGACAACACCGGCGTCACCGGCATGCGCGTCCGGAACGAATCCGGCGCCACGCAGGACATCGCACTGCAGGGTGTCTTCATCGCCATCGGCCACAAGCCGAACACCGACATCTTCAAGGGCCAGCTGGAGATGGACGAAACCGGCTACCTGATCACCCAGGGCGGCCGCAACGGCAATGCCACCCAGACCAACATCGCGGGGGTGTTCGCGGCAGGCGACGTGCAGGACCACATCTATCGCCAGGCCGTCACCTCGGCAGGCTCGGGCTGCATGGCGGCGCTGGATGCGGAACGCTATCTCGACGCGCTGAGCTGA
- a CDS encoding Crp/Fnr family transcriptional regulator, which translates to MSQPTAVSTIALKTFPLFQGLSDEVLGNVARVSMMRRIPRGQAVVRAGDRTDYVYFVLTGNLKVVVSDEDGREVILSILGQGELFGEMGMFGEQPRSASVIAVVPADLVMIAKQDFRQIMQENFEIAWRIMSNLAERLRNADRKIESLALMDVYGRVARLLIDMSEDVNGKTMVVRKISKQDIAKMIGASREMVSRVMKDLGQEGLIEETPQGIILLDRLNEV; encoded by the coding sequence ATGAGCCAGCCGACCGCTGTTTCGACGATCGCGCTCAAGACCTTTCCCTTGTTCCAGGGTTTGTCCGACGAGGTGCTCGGCAACGTGGCCCGTGTTTCGATGATGCGCCGGATCCCGCGCGGCCAGGCCGTCGTCCGGGCCGGCGATCGCACCGACTACGTTTATTTCGTCCTTACCGGCAATCTCAAGGTCGTCGTCAGCGACGAGGACGGCCGCGAAGTGATCCTGTCCATCCTCGGCCAGGGCGAGCTTTTCGGCGAGATGGGCATGTTCGGCGAGCAGCCCCGCTCGGCTTCCGTGATCGCGGTGGTGCCGGCCGACCTGGTGATGATCGCGAAGCAGGACTTCCGCCAGATCATGCAGGAGAACTTCGAGATCGCGTGGCGCATCATGTCCAACCTCGCCGAGCGCCTGCGCAACGCCGACCGCAAGATCGAGAGCCTCGCTCTGATGGACGTCTATGGCCGCGTCGCGCGGCTGTTGATCGACATGTCGGAAGACGTGAACGGCAAGACCATGGTGGTGCGCAAGATCTCCAAGCAGGACATTGCCAAGATGATCGGCGCTTCCCGGGAGATGGTCAGCCGGGTGATGAAGGATCTCGGCCAGGAAGGCCTGATCGAGGAAACCCCTCAGGGCATCATCCTGCTCGACCGCCTCAACGAGGTCTGA
- a CDS encoding NAD+ synthase has protein sequence MNTALSIAVAQLNFTVGDLVGNADRIIEAIATARERGAGLLITPELALSGYPPEDLLLRPDFYRGCAREVRRIAGHCRDFCLVLGHPTERGGVYYNAASVIRDGEVIATYHKHLLPNYEVFDEERYFESGVAPCVFEHGGVRIGVNICADVWESGPAEVARAAGAEVLVSLNASPFHIDKQQLRYAVLRDRVRETRLPVLYCNMVGGQDELVFDGASFALDRDGTVAYQSEAFAACIDVLRFEQGRWSGGGHAAPKGTEADIYAALVCGVRDYLGKNGFPGAIIGLSGGIDSALTLAVAVDALGAERVRAVMMPSPYTAQMSLDDSREMVKRLGVRYDEIAIEPAMNVFADLLAPQFAGLAADTTEENLQSRIRGMILMALSNKTGAIVLTTGNKSEMATGYATLYGDMAGGFAVLKDLYKTTVYRLAAWRNSVGEVIPQNIIDRPPSAELKPDQKDQDSLPPYEVLDAIIQAYMEHDESPREIIARGLPEADVRRTVAMLKRNEYKRRQAPVGIRVTQRGFGRDWRYPITSRYQDEF, from the coding sequence ATGAATACCGCGCTTTCCATTGCCGTCGCCCAGTTGAACTTCACCGTGGGCGATCTCGTCGGCAACGCCGACCGCATCATCGAAGCCATTGCCACCGCGCGCGAGCGCGGCGCCGGCCTGCTGATTACCCCTGAACTCGCGCTGTCCGGCTATCCCCCCGAGGATCTGCTGCTACGCCCGGATTTCTATCGCGGCTGCGCGCGTGAGGTGCGCCGCATTGCCGGGCATTGTCGCGACTTCTGCCTGGTGCTCGGCCATCCCACCGAGCGCGGCGGGGTGTATTACAACGCCGCGTCCGTGATCCGGGATGGCGAGGTGATCGCGACCTACCACAAGCACCTGCTGCCCAATTACGAGGTCTTCGACGAGGAGCGCTATTTCGAATCCGGTGTCGCCCCCTGCGTTTTCGAGCATGGCGGGGTGCGGATCGGCGTGAACATCTGTGCCGACGTGTGGGAGTCAGGTCCCGCGGAGGTCGCGCGAGCGGCGGGGGCCGAAGTGCTGGTGTCGCTCAACGCGTCTCCCTTCCATATCGACAAGCAGCAATTGCGCTACGCCGTCCTGCGCGATCGGGTGCGGGAAACCCGGTTGCCGGTGCTTTACTGCAACATGGTCGGCGGCCAGGACGAACTCGTTTTCGACGGCGCCTCCTTCGCCCTCGACCGTGACGGCACGGTGGCCTACCAGTCCGAGGCGTTTGCAGCGTGCATCGACGTGCTGCGTTTCGAGCAGGGGCGCTGGAGCGGCGGGGGGCACGCGGCGCCCAAGGGCACCGAGGCCGATATCTACGCCGCGCTCGTCTGCGGGGTGCGCGATTACCTCGGCAAGAACGGCTTTCCCGGCGCGATCATCGGCCTGTCCGGCGGAATCGACTCCGCGCTCACGCTGGCGGTGGCCGTGGATGCGCTGGGTGCGGAGCGCGTGCGCGCGGTGATGATGCCGTCGCCCTATACGGCCCAGATGAGCCTTGATGATTCCCGCGAGATGGTGAAGCGCCTGGGCGTGCGCTACGACGAGATCGCGATCGAGCCGGCGATGAATGTGTTCGCTGACCTGCTCGCGCCGCAGTTCGCCGGCCTCGCGGCCGACACGACCGAAGAGAATCTCCAGAGCCGCATCCGCGGCATGATCCTGATGGCGCTGTCCAACAAGACCGGGGCGATCGTGCTCACCACCGGCAACAAGAGCGAGATGGCCACCGGTTACGCCACGCTGTACGGCGACATGGCGGGCGGCTTTGCGGTGCTGAAGGACCTCTACAAGACCACGGTCTATCGCCTCGCGGCCTGGCGCAACAGCGTGGGCGAGGTCATTCCGCAGAACATCATCGACCGGCCGCCTTCGGCCGAACTGAAGCCGGACCAGAAGGATCAGGACAGTCTTCCGCCTTACGAAGTGCTCGACGCGATCATCCAGGCCTACATGGAACACGATGAGTCGCCGCGCGAGATCATCGCCCGCGGTCTGCCGGAGGCCGACGTTCGGCGCACGGTGGCCATGCTCAAGCGCAACGAATACAAGCGGCGCCAGGCGCCGGTGGGTATCCGGGTGACACAGCGCGGCTTCGGCAGGGACTGGCGTTATCCGATAACATCACGCTATCAAGACGAATTCTGA
- the ppa gene encoding inorganic diphosphatase, whose product MGFDLVKAGKDVPNDINVIIEISAQGDPIKFEVDKDSGAVFVDRFMGTSMRYPLNYGYVPHTIAGDGDPVDVLVVTPFPLQPGVVIRCRPVGVLKMEDDGGVDAKVVAVPVSKLTPLYDKVQTTEDLPELLMKQTVHFFEHYKDLEPGKWVKVLGWGTVDEAKQEILDGLAKAAK is encoded by the coding sequence ATGGGTTTCGATCTCGTCAAAGCCGGCAAGGATGTGCCGAACGATATCAATGTCATCATCGAGATCTCCGCACAGGGCGATCCGATCAAGTTCGAGGTGGACAAGGATAGCGGCGCGGTTTTCGTCGACCGCTTCATGGGCACCTCGATGCGCTATCCGCTCAACTACGGCTATGTGCCGCACACCATCGCTGGCGACGGCGATCCGGTGGACGTGCTGGTCGTCACCCCCTTCCCGCTGCAGCCGGGCGTGGTGATCCGCTGCCGTCCGGTCGGCGTGCTGAAGATGGAAGACGACGGCGGCGTCGATGCCAAGGTGGTGGCCGTGCCGGTGTCCAAGCTGACCCCGCTGTACGACAAGGTGCAGACCACCGAAGACCTGCCGGAACTGCTGATGAAGCAGACGGTGCACTTCTTCGAGCACTACAAGGACCTGGAGCCGGGCAAGTGGGTCAAGGTGCTGGGCTGGGGCACGGTTGACGAGGCCAAGCAGGAAATCCTCGACGGTCTCGCCAAGGCCGCGAAGTAA
- a CDS encoding Smr/MutS family protein, with protein MARRPKDASSTAAEKGGARRDHPFQALASLRGKGRPTGRPAASTPAARAQRAEANAQDAGAEDDTALFRAAVRDAAPIRDGGRKEIEAPRPEPVVRPREVEPEPDHAVRPRRGLDPLAEAYADVTPLRDANRVALGPAPSRHGRATTDPGAAFIATGTPTFVLPPDLDEHADPAAVFRHVVAGAQPLDQRNRVELERPRPAPAPLKREADERSALDESLEAPLTFEDRLDMGDEAAFLRPGLPRRVLSDLRRGRWVLQGEIDLHGCTREQARDTLASFLGSALQQGKRCVRVIHGKGLGSPGKVSILKQLSRGWLAQREEILAFCQAGPYDGGGGALLVLLRGPGATRRA; from the coding sequence ATGGCGCGCCGCCCCAAGGATGCTTCCAGCACCGCTGCCGAAAAGGGCGGAGCGCGGCGCGACCATCCCTTTCAGGCCCTTGCGTCGCTGCGCGGCAAGGGGCGGCCCACAGGCCGCCCCGCTGCAAGTACGCCCGCCGCGCGCGCGCAACGCGCCGAGGCTAATGCGCAGGACGCGGGCGCGGAGGACGATACCGCGCTGTTTCGTGCCGCGGTACGCGATGCAGCGCCGATCCGCGACGGCGGTCGCAAGGAGATCGAGGCGCCGCGGCCAGAGCCGGTCGTTCGCCCCCGCGAGGTCGAACCGGAGCCGGACCACGCAGTGCGTCCACGCCGCGGTCTCGACCCGCTCGCCGAAGCCTACGCGGACGTCACCCCGTTGCGGGACGCTAACCGGGTAGCCCTCGGTCCGGCGCCGTCGCGTCACGGCCGCGCGACAACCGACCCCGGCGCGGCGTTCATTGCAACCGGCACTCCCACGTTCGTGCTTCCGCCCGATCTCGACGAGCACGCCGATCCGGCCGCGGTGTTCCGCCATGTCGTTGCAGGGGCTCAGCCGCTCGACCAGCGCAACCGGGTGGAACTCGAACGCCCGCGCCCTGCGCCGGCTCCGTTGAAACGCGAAGCGGACGAACGCTCCGCGCTGGATGAATCGCTGGAAGCGCCGCTGACCTTCGAAGACCGGCTGGACATGGGGGATGAAGCGGCCTTCCTGCGGCCGGGACTACCCCGCCGCGTGCTGAGCGACCTGCGCCGCGGACGCTGGGTGCTGCAGGGAGAAATCGACCTTCACGGCTGCACGCGCGAACAGGCCCGCGACACCCTTGCCAGCTTTCTCGGCAGCGCACTGCAGCAGGGCAAACGCTGCGTCCGGGTCATCCACGGCAAGGGCCTCGGCTCTCCCGGCAAGGTGTCCATCCTCAAGCAGTTGTCGCGTGGATGGCTGGCGCAACGGGAAGAAATCCTGGCGTTCTGCCAGGCGGGTCCGTATGACGGCGGGGGCGGCGCGTTGCTGGTCCTGCTGAGGGGACCGGGCGCTACGCGCCGCGCTTGA
- a CDS encoding GNAT family N-acetyltransferase, with product MTTSNGFHLTNRLADLDEQEWDALTDGQVTLSYAYLDTLERTGCVGDGTGWIPRHAVLRRNQTLVAALPMYVKHHSYGEYVFDWAWANAYRQHGLDYYPKWLAAVPFTPVPGARLLGRNTADRRLLLADVVALAARSGLSSLHVLFPDEDEGRWMQEAGLSLRQGVQFHWQNAGYPDFEAFLATLNHDKRKKIRQERRKAATHGLRLRWLDGYTASDGDWAFFYRCYTTTYALHRSTPYLTDEFFTELARRSPASVRLLLAERDEGPVAGAFFLCDRHALYGRYWGATSALPFLHFELCYYQAIEYCIAHGLARFEGGAQGEHKLSRGLLPTPTRSAHWIADPRFRDAVDRFLEREREGIGFYLDELAERSPFRKSAG from the coding sequence ATGACGACCTCGAACGGCTTTCACCTGACGAACCGCCTTGCCGACCTCGATGAACAGGAATGGGACGCGCTGACGGACGGCCAGGTCACGCTCTCCTATGCCTACCTCGACACGCTAGAGCGCACCGGTTGCGTAGGCGATGGCACCGGCTGGATTCCACGGCACGCGGTGCTGCGGCGCAACCAGACCCTAGTCGCGGCCCTGCCGATGTACGTCAAGCATCACTCCTACGGCGAATACGTATTCGACTGGGCCTGGGCCAATGCCTACCGGCAACACGGCCTCGACTACTACCCCAAGTGGCTGGCGGCGGTGCCGTTTACGCCGGTGCCCGGCGCTCGCCTGCTGGGCCGGAACACGGCCGACCGGCGCCTGCTGCTGGCGGACGTCGTCGCGCTCGCGGCGCGCAGCGGACTTTCCTCGCTTCACGTCCTGTTTCCTGATGAAGACGAAGGGCGCTGGATGCAGGAGGCGGGGCTGTCCCTGCGGCAGGGCGTCCAGTTCCACTGGCAGAACGCCGGCTACCCGGATTTCGAGGCCTTTCTGGCCACCCTGAACCACGACAAACGAAAGAAGATCCGCCAGGAACGACGCAAGGCGGCCACGCACGGACTGCGTTTGCGCTGGCTGGATGGATACACCGCGAGCGACGGGGACTGGGCATTCTTCTACCGCTGCTACACCACCACTTACGCGTTGCACCGCTCCACGCCGTATCTCACCGACGAGTTCTTCACGGAACTGGCACGCCGCAGCCCCGCCAGCGTGCGCCTGCTGCTGGCTGAACGCGACGAAGGGCCGGTGGCCGGCGCCTTCTTCCTGTGCGACCGCCATGCGCTGTACGGCCGCTACTGGGGGGCAACAAGCGCGCTCCCCTTCCTGCACTTCGAGTTGTGCTACTACCAGGCCATCGAGTACTGCATTGCGCACGGACTGGCGCGCTTCGAAGGCGGCGCGCAGGGAGAACACAAGCTGTCGCGCGGCTTGCTGCCAACGCCGACGCGCTCGGCGCACTGGATCGCCGATCCGCGCTTTCGCGACGCCGTGGACCGCTTTCTGGAGCGCGAACGCGAAGGCATCGGCTTCTACCTCGATGAACTCGCCGAACGCTCGCCATTCCGGAAATCCGCGGGCTGA
- a CDS encoding EAL domain-containing protein: protein MLLLILLMTATVGLLSTLQDRRDLEKRLVTREAETLASHEAHLRNQLAGLADYLEFQRARSEERARQIVREQVDIVFRMAEAIYEREHGRLSDAHIRQLIIEAIRPLRFLDGRGYYFIDTTDGHCVLLPIAPQLEGSSLWDNRDDTGHYVMRGLAEAANNPAGAGFSRYRWYSPDNPRQMQEKIAYVRRFEPFDWIIGAGEYLYQIEADLQAEALKRIGAISFHPDGVIGVTTADGRILVEPNLLAQPSARHAGLPEQPAVPWTAAAREVIQRNGGGRLQFSLPGPDGRAQRRLGYAVEHAGWQWYLVASVGLDGLDAALEHERDEVRNTARHRLEFTLLLLAVASTVAVIVSLAFSSWIGRRFASYRGEIAQRNAALEAKNRELQLAARVFECGNEAMMVLDADHRFITVNSACAQLAGLDAAALRGRPAAQLLNDHDGAGWERIARELAEQGAWSGEVTVRREDGPTLPAQLSVSAVLNSAGRATHYVGALTDMSAHKQTEALLRHMAEYDALTDLPNRSLLHDRARAAIQGAARTDRLAALLFIDLDRFKNVNDSLGHSVGDALLRQAAKRLASLLHGGDTIARPGGDEFVMLLTEITDRAVAANRAAQIIDAFSTPFRVEHYELSVTPSIGIAIAPDDGVDADTLLRNADAAMYHAKESGRNTYRFFTDEMSLRVRERLELENLLRQAMSRDEFEVFYQPQFGLSDHRILGCEALVRWRHPERGLIAPERFIPLAEDTGLIVAIGRRVLETACHTAQGWRAAGLGDIPVAVNASPVQIHHGNFAETVAEVLAETGLPARLLEIELTESTLMADAAPVAATLAALQDMGVRLAIDDFGTGYSSLAYLKRFQLDKLKIDRSFISDLPGDPDDANITVAIIGIARSLGMSVIAEGVETAAQERFLVDQGCAEGQGYLFSPPVPVESMTALLATARDAATGPADRER, encoded by the coding sequence ATGCTGCTTCTCATCCTGCTGATGACGGCCACGGTGGGCCTGCTGTCCACGCTGCAGGACAGGCGCGATCTGGAAAAGCGCCTGGTAACGCGCGAGGCCGAAACCCTCGCCAGCCACGAGGCCCATCTGCGCAACCAGCTGGCGGGGCTGGCGGATTACCTGGAGTTTCAGCGGGCGCGCAGCGAGGAACGCGCGCGCCAGATCGTGCGCGAACAGGTCGACATCGTCTTCCGGATGGCCGAAGCGATCTACGAACGCGAGCACGGCCGGCTGTCCGACGCGCACATCCGCCAGCTCATCATCGAGGCCATCCGTCCGCTGCGCTTTCTCGACGGCCGCGGCTACTACTTCATCGATACCACCGACGGCCACTGCGTCCTGCTGCCGATCGCGCCGCAGCTTGAAGGCAGCTCGCTGTGGGACAACCGCGACGATACCGGGCATTACGTGATGCGCGGACTGGCCGAGGCGGCGAACAATCCGGCCGGCGCCGGTTTCTCCCGCTACCGCTGGTACAGCCCGGACAATCCCCGCCAGATGCAGGAGAAGATCGCCTACGTGCGCCGCTTCGAACCCTTCGACTGGATCATCGGCGCCGGCGAGTATCTCTACCAGATCGAAGCCGACCTGCAGGCCGAGGCGCTCAAGCGGATCGGGGCGATCAGCTTTCACCCGGACGGCGTGATCGGAGTGACGACGGCGGACGGCCGCATCCTGGTAGAACCCAACCTGCTTGCCCAGCCCAGCGCGCGCCACGCCGGCCTCCCCGAGCAACCCGCGGTGCCCTGGACCGCCGCCGCACGGGAGGTGATCCAGCGCAACGGCGGCGGGCGCTTGCAGTTCTCGCTGCCCGGGCCGGACGGCCGCGCACAGCGGCGATTGGGGTACGCCGTCGAACATGCGGGCTGGCAGTGGTATCTCGTTGCCAGCGTCGGTCTTGACGGGCTGGACGCGGCGCTGGAGCACGAACGCGACGAAGTCCGCAACACCGCCCGACATCGCCTGGAGTTCACCCTGCTGCTGCTTGCCGTGGCGTCCACCGTCGCGGTGATCGTCAGCCTGGCATTCTCGAGCTGGATCGGGCGCCGCTTTGCCAGCTACAGGGGCGAGATCGCCCAGCGCAATGCGGCTCTCGAAGCCAAGAACCGCGAGCTTCAGCTCGCCGCGCGGGTCTTCGAATGCGGCAACGAGGCGATGATGGTGCTCGATGCCGACCACCGCTTCATCACGGTGAATTCCGCCTGCGCGCAACTTGCCGGACTGGACGCCGCCGCGCTGCGCGGTCGCCCTGCTGCGCAACTGTTGAACGACCACGACGGCGCAGGCTGGGAACGCATCGCCAGGGAACTGGCTGAACAAGGCGCCTGGAGCGGGGAGGTCACCGTCCGGCGTGAGGACGGCCCGACGCTGCCGGCGCAGCTTTCAGTGAGTGCCGTGCTCAACAGCGCCGGCAGGGCCACCCACTACGTTGGCGCCCTCACCGACATGAGCGCCCACAAGCAGACCGAGGCCTTGCTGCGCCACATGGCCGAATACGACGCCTTGACCGACCTGCCGAACCGGTCCCTGCTGCACGACCGCGCCCGCGCTGCGATCCAGGGCGCCGCCCGCACCGACCGTCTTGCGGCGCTGCTGTTCATCGATCTGGACAGGTTCAAGAACGTCAACGATTCGCTCGGCCACAGCGTCGGCGATGCATTGCTGCGCCAAGCCGCCAAACGCCTCGCTAGCCTGCTCCATGGCGGCGACACCATCGCCCGCCCCGGTGGCGATGAATTCGTGATGCTGCTTACCGAAATCACCGACCGCGCTGTCGCAGCCAACCGTGCGGCCCAGATCATCGACGCGTTCTCGACACCCTTCCGCGTCGAGCACTACGAATTGTCAGTCACGCCGAGCATCGGTATCGCGATCGCGCCCGATGATGGAGTGGACGCCGACACGCTGCTGCGCAATGCCGATGCGGCGATGTATCACGCCAAGGAATCGGGCCGGAACACCTACCGCTTCTTCACCGATGAAATGAGCCTGCGGGTCCGCGAGCGGCTCGAACTTGAGAATCTGCTGCGGCAGGCGATGAGCCGCGACGAATTCGAGGTTTTCTACCAACCGCAGTTCGGCCTGTCGGACCATCGCATCCTCGGCTGCGAGGCCTTGGTGCGCTGGCGCCATCCCGAACGCGGACTGATTGCGCCCGAGCGCTTCATTCCGCTGGCCGAAGACACCGGCCTCATCGTCGCGATCGGACGCCGGGTACTGGAAACCGCGTGCCACACTGCCCAAGGCTGGCGGGCAGCCGGGCTGGGCGATATCCCGGTCGCAGTCAACGCCTCGCCGGTCCAGATCCATCACGGCAACTTCGCTGAAACGGTGGCCGAGGTGCTGGCTGAAACCGGGCTGCCGGCGCGACTGCTCGAGATTGAACTCACCGAGTCGACCCTGATGGCCGACGCGGCGCCGGTGGCGGCGACGCTTGCCGCACTGCAGGACATGGGCGTCCGCCTCGCAATCGACGACTTCGGCACCGGCTATTCCAGCCTTGCCTACCTCAAGCGCTTCCAGTTGGACAAGCTGAAGATCGACCGCTCCTTCATCAGCGATCTGCCAGGCGACCCGGACGACGCCAACATCACCGTGGCCATCATCGGCATCGCCCGCAGCCTGGGCATGAGCGTGATTGCCGAAGGCGTCGAAACCGCGGCGCAGGAGCGCTTCCTCGTCGATCAGGGCTGCGCCGAAGGCCAGGGCTATCTCTTTTCGCCCCCGGTACCTGTCGAGTCGATGACGGCTTTGCTGGCAACCGCGCGCGACGCCGCGACCGGCCCCGCCGATCGCGAGCGCTGA